From the Phycisphaerales bacterium genome, the window CGCTCCCAGGTCCACGAAACTGATCTCGCCCAGTGTCGCCTTGCGGACGACGTTGACTGGCCCGGCAAATTCCTGCCCGTTCACGAGCACCTTCTGCCCTTCGCGGATGAACTCGAACTCTTCGACCGAGGCCCCCACCGACGCCTGCCAGGGGAAGCCGTTCTTCGAGGAGGTGACGATCTCGCGAGCCGTGGGTGTGTCGCGCGACACCAGACCAGAGGCGATCAACTGACCCTGCTCGATCCGGATCGCGTCGGTGTGGCCGACACCCGAGGCAGGGTCATGGCTGAAACGGATCGGCCGCATCTGCGAGGGAATGTTCAGTCCCGCCAGATCGAGGATGACGGCGTGCCGCCAGCCCGCGACACGCATGGCGCTGCCGGTGTACGCCACCATCCTGAAGCGCGGCAGTGCCGTCTGCCCCTCGCCAGCCGCAGCTTCGATGTCGATCTGCGCTGCGGCGGTAATCTCGATCGATTGCGGCGTCGTGTTCTCAGGCGGCGATACGGCTGATCGCGTTGGCGTCTTGCTCTTGGCCATCGTCCTCTTCCTTGTCTGTGTCGTCGGGGTTGTCCGCGCCAGGTTGTGCCTGCGCCGGAGTCAGTCCCAGTTCCTTCATGAGTGTCACTTCGCGCGCCCTTTGGCGCAGTTCCTCTTCCCAGTCCCGTCCCTGCCGGGCAAACTCGGTCGCGAGCGTCGTCGTGTGATTGGTCAGGCGTGTCGCCTGCGCCGTGGCTTCCTTGGCGGGGTCGACGTGTTCCATCCCATCCCAGAACCAGGTGTGCGGCGTGGCAACGCCGATCGCCCGCATCGACTGAGGCAGCAACCCCTCGACGAGGACCGCCTCATCGAGCCAGGCGCGGAGAATCCGATCGAGGACCGACGTCTGAAGGTGGTTCTGCTCGACGCGGATCGACTTGTAGTAGGTCTGGTGGTCGAGACGGCCGGAGGCGTAGTTGTACCCGCTGGAGTTCCCCGCCGCGATGTTGTACGGGACGGTCATGCAACGCACGATCTCGTTGAGGATTTCGCGCTTGAACTCGGCGTACGTCGTCGCGGGTTGCTCGGCATGGACCTGGCCCAACTTCCAGCCGCCGGGCAGAACCGTGGCCAGACGCTTCTCGAGTTCGACGATGTCCATCGGCTCGAGGGATTCGGCTTCACCGTTCGGAGGGGTGTCGGTGTAGATGACGGCCGCGAAATCCGCGGCCGTCTCAGCCGCGGCGATCACCGCCAACGTGTAGCGCCGAAGTTGAGCAAAGAGCGGCAATGCCGGCGTGATGTCGGGAATACCGCGCCACTGGCCGGGCCGATCGACTCGGTAGTAGTGAACAACGGAGGACGCCGGCACAGTGTCGAATTCGCCCGAGAACCCGAACGTGCCGCCATCACCCGGATGACGGCGCAACACGGTGTAGGCGACCGGGTTGCCGAACGAATCAAAGGTGATGCCGTCCGCCTCGCCGATCCGATGCAGACGACCGGGCGGGCTCGTCACCTGGTCGGGTTCGACGAGCCGCAGATCGAGTTGGACCGGCGCCTGGACGGCC encodes:
- a CDS encoding phage portal protein — its product is MLKRFVTSWFSGKTPAPSTSSRPPVRIVRAKFDSAQTTTDNRRHWANADGLSPNAALSPEVRRTLRNRARYEVANNSYAKGILLTLANDTIGTGPRLQMLTEDSRANEVIEKSFAQWSRAINLPEKLRTMRLARAESGEVFGILTSNPAVQAPVQLDLRLVEPDQVTSPPGRLHRIGEADGITFDSFGNPVAYTVLRRHPGDGGTFGFSGEFDTVPASSVVHYYRVDRPGQWRGIPDITPALPLFAQLRRYTLAVIAAAETAADFAAVIYTDTPPNGEAESLEPMDIVELEKRLATVLPGGWKLGQVHAEQPATTYAEFKREILNEIVRCMTVPYNIAAGNSSGYNYASGRLDHQTYYKSIRVEQNHLQTSVLDRILRAWLDEAVLVEGLLPQSMRAIGVATPHTWFWDGMEHVDPAKEATAQATRLTNHTTTLATEFARQGRDWEEELRQRAREVTLMKELGLTPAQAQPGADNPDDTDKEEDDGQEQDANAISRIAA